A genomic region of Pyrus communis chromosome 14, drPyrComm1.1, whole genome shotgun sequence contains the following coding sequences:
- the LOC137715367 gene encoding protein NETWORKED 4A-like isoform X1 — MANSLVGFPHLTLSRRKNIEYGCHSNIALKTSETLHRLTSKGTGLGVANSLVESNKTMKRLESRKSRSWWWDSHINPKNSKWLADNLEEMDRSIKRMLKLIEEDGDSFAKKAEMYYQKRPELIAHVEEFYRLYRSLAERYDHVTGELRKNAPSDLQSQSSCLSDIGSELPSALPSPDIQPGKLGRRKSGPRAAGFDFFLGPGGNSSDHYQKEGDESFSLADYSEPESDDSSVNNYSTPLSNGLDQGQTRKIIELEIELREAKEKLRMQQEENVDSSFTGAKPDHTEEFPAKIAEYEQELTSRNEKLRESEEEIARLNIKLKRYESSQHSNGLKLALEPESAQHNNGLKLALEPEPAQHNNGLKLALEFSKPKETKIREGARDREINEPSEIHKRVGRSGEVQDRDTKIEALVKELRATKDRLQHSEKEIASLRQQLESNIPSEEIQRLQGQLESAKKDISMWKAKLNTEKREVSKLQERISRLKSSLTDRDNEVMDLKIAVSDAEEKIFPEKAQVKAEISRLQSERTHLEEQLKDWESRGRLLEDEIRQMKAGKAEMEERLKGEIEQLKADILERSNQMENLNKTLDAMKTERDELSTKAAMLQAEVSSRDDQINEINKNLQQMQTEHQELLNGAEGGRKLVEELTERAKELEEEILRQRVVIMEGAEEKREAIRQLCFSLEHYRNGYHMLRQACMGNNKRVPVLAT, encoded by the exons ATGGCTAATTCTTTG GTAGGATTTCCACATCTAACTCTCTCACGAAGGAAAAATATTGAGTACGGTTGCCACAGTAATATCGCACTTAAAACGAGTGAGACACTCCACAGACTCACATCCAAGGGCACCGGGTTGGGAGTAGCTAATTCTTTG GTTGAGTCCAATAAGACTATGAAGAGGTTAGAATCAAGAAAGTCTCGTTCGTGGTGGTGGGATAGTCACATCAATCCCAAGAACTCTAAGTGGCTTGCAGATAATCTCGAGG AGATGGATCGAAGCATCAAACGGATGTTGAAGCTGATCGAAGAGGATGGGGATTCATTTGCAAAAAAGGCTGAAATGTATTATCAAAAGAGGCCTGAATTGATTGCTCATGTTGAAGAGTTTTATCGCTTGTACCGGTCCCTGGCCGAACGTTATGATCATGTGACAGGAGAATTGCGGAAGAATGCACCCTCGGATCTCCAATCCCAGAGTTCATGCCTTTCTGACATTGGTTCAGAACTGCCATCTGCATTGCCATCTCCTGATATCCAACCCGGAAAGCTAGGTCGTCGTAAATCTGGCCCTCGTGCTGCTGGCTTTGATTTCTTCCTTGGCCCTGGTGGAAACAGCTCAGATCATTACCAGAAAGAGGGAGATGAATCATTTTCATTAGCCGATTATTCTGAGCCAGAATCTGATGATTCTTCAGTCAACAATTATTCAACTCCCTTGTCAAATGGTCTTGATCAAGGGCAGACGAGAAAGATAATTGAGTTGGAAATTGAGCTTCGTGAAGCGAAGGAGAAGCTCCGGATGCAGCAGGAAGAGAATGTGGACAGTTCATTCACGGGTGCAAAACCTGATCATACCGAAGAATTTCCTGCAAAAATTGCAGAATATGAGCAGGAGCTGACTAGCAGAAATGAAAAATTGCGGGAATCGGAAGAAGAGATTGCCAGGTTGAACATCAAGCTCAAAAGGTACGAGTCTTCGCAACATAGTAATGGTCTTAAGCTTGCACTTGAACCAGAGTCTGCACAACATAATAATGGTCTTAAGCTTGCACTTGAACCAGAGCCTGCACAACATAATAATGGTCTTAAGCTTGCTCTTGAATTTTCAAAACCGAAAGAGACCAAGATACGTGAGGGTGCCAGAGACAGGGAGATAAATGAACCGTCAGAGATTCATAAAAGGGTCGGTAGGTCGGGAGAAGTTCAAGACAGAGATACCAAGATCGAGGCATTGGTGAAAGAGCTTAGAGCCACAAAAGATAGACTTCAACATTCAGAAAAAGAGATTGCAAGTTTGAGACAGCAACTTGAGAGTAATATACCCTCTGAGGAAATCCAACGGTTGCAGGGTCAGCTTGAATCTGCTAAGAAGGATATTTCTATGTGGAAAGCGAAGCTCAACACAGAGAAACGAGAGGTGTCCAAGCTGCAGGAACGAATTTCAAGGTTGAAAAGTAGTTTAACAGACCGGGATAATGAAGTCATGGATTTGAAAATCGCAGTATCTGATGCCGAGGAGAAGATTTTCCCTGAGAAGGCACAGGTTAAGGCTGAAATATCTCGATTGCAATCAGAACGGACACATTTAGAGGAGCAGCTTAAAGATTGGGAATCACGTGGCCGTTTGTTGGAGGATGAAATCAGACAGATGAAAGCTGGAAAAGCAGAAATGGAGGAGAGACTTAAAGGCGAAATCGAGCAGTTGAAGGCAGACATCCTTGAGAGAAGCAACCAAATGGAGAATTTAAACAAGACCCTTGATGCAATGAAAACAGAAAGAGATGAGCTTAGCACCAAAGCCGCTATGCTACAGGCAGAGGTGAGTTCAAGAGACGATCAGATCAATGAGATTAACAAGAATTTGCAGCAAATGCAGACGGAACATCAAGAACTGCTCAACGGGGCTGAAGGGGGGCGAAAACTGGTGGAGGAGCTGACGGAAAGAGCAAAGGAACTCGAGGAGGAGATTCTGAGGCAAAGAGTCGTGATCATGGAAGGAGCAGAAGAAAAACGAGAAGCTATAAGGCAGCTGTGCTTCTCGCTCGAACATTACAGGAACGGATACCATATGCTTCGACAAGCTTGTATGGGAAACAACAAGAGAGTTCCAGTTTTGGCAACTTAA
- the LOC137715413 gene encoding DEAD-box ATP-dependent RNA helicase 20-like — protein MSYVPPHLRSSSRTTTTITTTTAAEASSRTLDDQSKLSYSSSNYHFSNDKSSSGGASSSSFSHSNASSRWSSGALSQASRARPDSVVPQWKPSDRVLRMNPEMIEEVCLRLNLDVSVSSDSAPAPAPIESFTDMCLHPSIMKDIDNHGYTTPTSIQAQAMPVALSGRDLLGCAETGSGKTAAFAIPMIQHCLAQPPVQRGDGPLALVLAPTRELAQQIEKEVKAFGASLESFRTAIVVGGTNISEQRSELRAGVDVVVATPGRFIDHLQQGNTSITRISFVVLDEADRMLDMGFEPQIREVMRNLSEKHQTLLFSATMPEEIEELAQEYLTKPVQVKVGKVSSPTANVTQTLEKVPESEKTDQLLALLVEEASRVEGTGHPFPLTIVFVERKTRCDEVAEALAAQGLHAVTLHGGRTQTEREAALRDFRKGTTSILVATDVASRGLDVSGVAHVINLDLPKSMEDYVHRIGRTGRAGSMGQSTSFYTDRDMFLVANIKKAISDAGSGNAVAFATGKTARRKEKEAAAAQKQARVALSKSSIAGPTSVNIEDKYRFMFADSNNKKEGAADSAWDD, from the exons ATGTCGTACGTGCCTCCGCACCTGAGGTCGAGCTCAAGAACCACCACGACAATCACCACTACCACCGCCGCCGAAGCCTCGTCTCGAACCCTAGACGATCAGAGCAAGCTCTCCTACTCCTCCTCCAACTATCACTTCAGCAACGACAAGTCGTCGTCCGGTGGTGCTTCCTCCTCCAGCTTCTCTCACTCCAATGCCTCCTCTCGCTGGAGCTCCGGCGCTCTCTCCCAGGCCAGCAGAGCTCGCCCGGACTCCGTCGTCCCTCAGTGGAAGCCCTCCGACCGCGTCCTCCGCATGAATCCTGAAATG ATTGAAGAGGTTTGTTTGCGGCTTAATTTGGATGTTTCTGTTAGTTCCGACTCTGCTCCTGCTCCGGCACCGATCGAGTCTTTTACAGATATG TGTTTGCACCCTAGCATCATGAAGGATATCGACAATCACGGATACACCACACCGACATCCATTCAGGCTCAAGCTATGCCGGTTGCTCTCAGTGGGAGGGACTTATTAGGTTGTGCTGAAACTGGCAGTGGAAAAACTGCTGCATTCGCCATTCCCATGATACAG CATTGCTTGGCTCAACCTCCTGTTCAGCGTGGTGATGGACCACTAGCTCTGGTATTGGCTCCGACTAGAGAGCTTGCCCAACAAATTGAAAAGGAG GTCAAAGCGTTTGGTGCATCTCTCGAGTCCTTCAGAACTGCAATTGTGGTGGGTGGAACCAACATATCTGAGCAG AGGTCTGAGCTACGAGCAGGAGTTGATGTAGTGGTTGCTACTCCTGGAAGATTTATAGATCATTTACAACAAGGGAACACTTCTATCACTAGAATTTCGTTTGTTGTTTTAGATGAAGCTGATAGAATGCTTGACATGGGATTTGAACCACAGATAAGAGAG GTGATGCGGAACCTTTCTGAAAAGCATCAAACTTTGCTGTTTAGTGCAACTATGCCTGAAGAGATCGAAGAATTAGCTCAG GAATACTTGACTAAACCAGTGCAAGTGAAGGTGGGAAAAGTGAGTAGCCCTACAGCAAATGTGACTCAGACTTTGGAGAAggttcctgagagtgagaag ACTGATCAGCTATTGGCTTTGCTCGTAGAAGAGGCATCTCGGGTTGAAGGAACTGGCCATCCCTTTCCCTTAACAATTGTGTTTGTTGAAAGGAAG ACGAGATGTGACGAAGTTGCTGAAGCTTTGGCAGCACAAGGGTTGCATGCAGTTACTCTTCATGGTGGTCGTACACAAACTGAAAGAGAGGCTGCTCTACGTGATTTTAGAAAAGGCACTACCAGTATTTTG GTTGCCACTGATGTTGCGTCTCGCGGTTTGGATGTCTCaggagttgcacatgttatcaATTTGGATCTTCCAAAG AGCATGGAAGATTATGTACACCGAATTGGAAGGACGGGAAGAGCAGGATCAATGGGACAATCTACTTCCTTTTACACGGATCGTGATATG TTCCTCGTGGCAAATATAAAGAAAGCAATATCAGATGCTGGATCTGGGAATGCTGTGGCTTTTGCAACTGGGAAG ACtgcaagaaggaaagaaaaagaagcagcAGCTGCTCAAAAGCAAGCTAGGGTTGCTTTATCCAAAAGCTCAATAGCGGGACCAACATCAGTAAACATTGAGGACAAGTATCGGTTCATGTTTGCAGATTCGaacaataaaaaagaagggGCAGCAGATAGTGCTTGGGACGATTGA
- the LOC137715367 gene encoding protein NETWORKED 4A-like isoform X2 — protein MANSLVESNKTMKRLESRKSRSWWWDSHINPKNSKWLADNLEEMDRSIKRMLKLIEEDGDSFAKKAEMYYQKRPELIAHVEEFYRLYRSLAERYDHVTGELRKNAPSDLQSQSSCLSDIGSELPSALPSPDIQPGKLGRRKSGPRAAGFDFFLGPGGNSSDHYQKEGDESFSLADYSEPESDDSSVNNYSTPLSNGLDQGQTRKIIELEIELREAKEKLRMQQEENVDSSFTGAKPDHTEEFPAKIAEYEQELTSRNEKLRESEEEIARLNIKLKRYESSQHSNGLKLALEPESAQHNNGLKLALEPEPAQHNNGLKLALEFSKPKETKIREGARDREINEPSEIHKRVGRSGEVQDRDTKIEALVKELRATKDRLQHSEKEIASLRQQLESNIPSEEIQRLQGQLESAKKDISMWKAKLNTEKREVSKLQERISRLKSSLTDRDNEVMDLKIAVSDAEEKIFPEKAQVKAEISRLQSERTHLEEQLKDWESRGRLLEDEIRQMKAGKAEMEERLKGEIEQLKADILERSNQMENLNKTLDAMKTERDELSTKAAMLQAEVSSRDDQINEINKNLQQMQTEHQELLNGAEGGRKLVEELTERAKELEEEILRQRVVIMEGAEEKREAIRQLCFSLEHYRNGYHMLRQACMGNNKRVPVLAT, from the exons ATGGCTAATTCTTTG GTTGAGTCCAATAAGACTATGAAGAGGTTAGAATCAAGAAAGTCTCGTTCGTGGTGGTGGGATAGTCACATCAATCCCAAGAACTCTAAGTGGCTTGCAGATAATCTCGAGG AGATGGATCGAAGCATCAAACGGATGTTGAAGCTGATCGAAGAGGATGGGGATTCATTTGCAAAAAAGGCTGAAATGTATTATCAAAAGAGGCCTGAATTGATTGCTCATGTTGAAGAGTTTTATCGCTTGTACCGGTCCCTGGCCGAACGTTATGATCATGTGACAGGAGAATTGCGGAAGAATGCACCCTCGGATCTCCAATCCCAGAGTTCATGCCTTTCTGACATTGGTTCAGAACTGCCATCTGCATTGCCATCTCCTGATATCCAACCCGGAAAGCTAGGTCGTCGTAAATCTGGCCCTCGTGCTGCTGGCTTTGATTTCTTCCTTGGCCCTGGTGGAAACAGCTCAGATCATTACCAGAAAGAGGGAGATGAATCATTTTCATTAGCCGATTATTCTGAGCCAGAATCTGATGATTCTTCAGTCAACAATTATTCAACTCCCTTGTCAAATGGTCTTGATCAAGGGCAGACGAGAAAGATAATTGAGTTGGAAATTGAGCTTCGTGAAGCGAAGGAGAAGCTCCGGATGCAGCAGGAAGAGAATGTGGACAGTTCATTCACGGGTGCAAAACCTGATCATACCGAAGAATTTCCTGCAAAAATTGCAGAATATGAGCAGGAGCTGACTAGCAGAAATGAAAAATTGCGGGAATCGGAAGAAGAGATTGCCAGGTTGAACATCAAGCTCAAAAGGTACGAGTCTTCGCAACATAGTAATGGTCTTAAGCTTGCACTTGAACCAGAGTCTGCACAACATAATAATGGTCTTAAGCTTGCACTTGAACCAGAGCCTGCACAACATAATAATGGTCTTAAGCTTGCTCTTGAATTTTCAAAACCGAAAGAGACCAAGATACGTGAGGGTGCCAGAGACAGGGAGATAAATGAACCGTCAGAGATTCATAAAAGGGTCGGTAGGTCGGGAGAAGTTCAAGACAGAGATACCAAGATCGAGGCATTGGTGAAAGAGCTTAGAGCCACAAAAGATAGACTTCAACATTCAGAAAAAGAGATTGCAAGTTTGAGACAGCAACTTGAGAGTAATATACCCTCTGAGGAAATCCAACGGTTGCAGGGTCAGCTTGAATCTGCTAAGAAGGATATTTCTATGTGGAAAGCGAAGCTCAACACAGAGAAACGAGAGGTGTCCAAGCTGCAGGAACGAATTTCAAGGTTGAAAAGTAGTTTAACAGACCGGGATAATGAAGTCATGGATTTGAAAATCGCAGTATCTGATGCCGAGGAGAAGATTTTCCCTGAGAAGGCACAGGTTAAGGCTGAAATATCTCGATTGCAATCAGAACGGACACATTTAGAGGAGCAGCTTAAAGATTGGGAATCACGTGGCCGTTTGTTGGAGGATGAAATCAGACAGATGAAAGCTGGAAAAGCAGAAATGGAGGAGAGACTTAAAGGCGAAATCGAGCAGTTGAAGGCAGACATCCTTGAGAGAAGCAACCAAATGGAGAATTTAAACAAGACCCTTGATGCAATGAAAACAGAAAGAGATGAGCTTAGCACCAAAGCCGCTATGCTACAGGCAGAGGTGAGTTCAAGAGACGATCAGATCAATGAGATTAACAAGAATTTGCAGCAAATGCAGACGGAACATCAAGAACTGCTCAACGGGGCTGAAGGGGGGCGAAAACTGGTGGAGGAGCTGACGGAAAGAGCAAAGGAACTCGAGGAGGAGATTCTGAGGCAAAGAGTCGTGATCATGGAAGGAGCAGAAGAAAAACGAGAAGCTATAAGGCAGCTGTGCTTCTCGCTCGAACATTACAGGAACGGATACCATATGCTTCGACAAGCTTGTATGGGAAACAACAAGAGAGTTCCAGTTTTGGCAACTTAA
- the LOC137715367 gene encoding protein NETWORKED 4A-like isoform X3, translated as MKRLESRKSRSWWWDSHINPKNSKWLADNLEEMDRSIKRMLKLIEEDGDSFAKKAEMYYQKRPELIAHVEEFYRLYRSLAERYDHVTGELRKNAPSDLQSQSSCLSDIGSELPSALPSPDIQPGKLGRRKSGPRAAGFDFFLGPGGNSSDHYQKEGDESFSLADYSEPESDDSSVNNYSTPLSNGLDQGQTRKIIELEIELREAKEKLRMQQEENVDSSFTGAKPDHTEEFPAKIAEYEQELTSRNEKLRESEEEIARLNIKLKRYESSQHSNGLKLALEPESAQHNNGLKLALEPEPAQHNNGLKLALEFSKPKETKIREGARDREINEPSEIHKRVGRSGEVQDRDTKIEALVKELRATKDRLQHSEKEIASLRQQLESNIPSEEIQRLQGQLESAKKDISMWKAKLNTEKREVSKLQERISRLKSSLTDRDNEVMDLKIAVSDAEEKIFPEKAQVKAEISRLQSERTHLEEQLKDWESRGRLLEDEIRQMKAGKAEMEERLKGEIEQLKADILERSNQMENLNKTLDAMKTERDELSTKAAMLQAEVSSRDDQINEINKNLQQMQTEHQELLNGAEGGRKLVEELTERAKELEEEILRQRVVIMEGAEEKREAIRQLCFSLEHYRNGYHMLRQACMGNNKRVPVLAT; from the exons ATGAAGAGGTTAGAATCAAGAAAGTCTCGTTCGTGGTGGTGGGATAGTCACATCAATCCCAAGAACTCTAAGTGGCTTGCAGATAATCTCGAGG AGATGGATCGAAGCATCAAACGGATGTTGAAGCTGATCGAAGAGGATGGGGATTCATTTGCAAAAAAGGCTGAAATGTATTATCAAAAGAGGCCTGAATTGATTGCTCATGTTGAAGAGTTTTATCGCTTGTACCGGTCCCTGGCCGAACGTTATGATCATGTGACAGGAGAATTGCGGAAGAATGCACCCTCGGATCTCCAATCCCAGAGTTCATGCCTTTCTGACATTGGTTCAGAACTGCCATCTGCATTGCCATCTCCTGATATCCAACCCGGAAAGCTAGGTCGTCGTAAATCTGGCCCTCGTGCTGCTGGCTTTGATTTCTTCCTTGGCCCTGGTGGAAACAGCTCAGATCATTACCAGAAAGAGGGAGATGAATCATTTTCATTAGCCGATTATTCTGAGCCAGAATCTGATGATTCTTCAGTCAACAATTATTCAACTCCCTTGTCAAATGGTCTTGATCAAGGGCAGACGAGAAAGATAATTGAGTTGGAAATTGAGCTTCGTGAAGCGAAGGAGAAGCTCCGGATGCAGCAGGAAGAGAATGTGGACAGTTCATTCACGGGTGCAAAACCTGATCATACCGAAGAATTTCCTGCAAAAATTGCAGAATATGAGCAGGAGCTGACTAGCAGAAATGAAAAATTGCGGGAATCGGAAGAAGAGATTGCCAGGTTGAACATCAAGCTCAAAAGGTACGAGTCTTCGCAACATAGTAATGGTCTTAAGCTTGCACTTGAACCAGAGTCTGCACAACATAATAATGGTCTTAAGCTTGCACTTGAACCAGAGCCTGCACAACATAATAATGGTCTTAAGCTTGCTCTTGAATTTTCAAAACCGAAAGAGACCAAGATACGTGAGGGTGCCAGAGACAGGGAGATAAATGAACCGTCAGAGATTCATAAAAGGGTCGGTAGGTCGGGAGAAGTTCAAGACAGAGATACCAAGATCGAGGCATTGGTGAAAGAGCTTAGAGCCACAAAAGATAGACTTCAACATTCAGAAAAAGAGATTGCAAGTTTGAGACAGCAACTTGAGAGTAATATACCCTCTGAGGAAATCCAACGGTTGCAGGGTCAGCTTGAATCTGCTAAGAAGGATATTTCTATGTGGAAAGCGAAGCTCAACACAGAGAAACGAGAGGTGTCCAAGCTGCAGGAACGAATTTCAAGGTTGAAAAGTAGTTTAACAGACCGGGATAATGAAGTCATGGATTTGAAAATCGCAGTATCTGATGCCGAGGAGAAGATTTTCCCTGAGAAGGCACAGGTTAAGGCTGAAATATCTCGATTGCAATCAGAACGGACACATTTAGAGGAGCAGCTTAAAGATTGGGAATCACGTGGCCGTTTGTTGGAGGATGAAATCAGACAGATGAAAGCTGGAAAAGCAGAAATGGAGGAGAGACTTAAAGGCGAAATCGAGCAGTTGAAGGCAGACATCCTTGAGAGAAGCAACCAAATGGAGAATTTAAACAAGACCCTTGATGCAATGAAAACAGAAAGAGATGAGCTTAGCACCAAAGCCGCTATGCTACAGGCAGAGGTGAGTTCAAGAGACGATCAGATCAATGAGATTAACAAGAATTTGCAGCAAATGCAGACGGAACATCAAGAACTGCTCAACGGGGCTGAAGGGGGGCGAAAACTGGTGGAGGAGCTGACGGAAAGAGCAAAGGAACTCGAGGAGGAGATTCTGAGGCAAAGAGTCGTGATCATGGAAGGAGCAGAAGAAAAACGAGAAGCTATAAGGCAGCTGTGCTTCTCGCTCGAACATTACAGGAACGGATACCATATGCTTCGACAAGCTTGTATGGGAAACAACAAGAGAGTTCCAGTTTTGGCAACTTAA
- the LOC137715367 gene encoding protein NETWORKED 4A-like isoform X4, whose translation MDRSIKRMLKLIEEDGDSFAKKAEMYYQKRPELIAHVEEFYRLYRSLAERYDHVTGELRKNAPSDLQSQSSCLSDIGSELPSALPSPDIQPGKLGRRKSGPRAAGFDFFLGPGGNSSDHYQKEGDESFSLADYSEPESDDSSVNNYSTPLSNGLDQGQTRKIIELEIELREAKEKLRMQQEENVDSSFTGAKPDHTEEFPAKIAEYEQELTSRNEKLRESEEEIARLNIKLKRYESSQHSNGLKLALEPESAQHNNGLKLALEPEPAQHNNGLKLALEFSKPKETKIREGARDREINEPSEIHKRVGRSGEVQDRDTKIEALVKELRATKDRLQHSEKEIASLRQQLESNIPSEEIQRLQGQLESAKKDISMWKAKLNTEKREVSKLQERISRLKSSLTDRDNEVMDLKIAVSDAEEKIFPEKAQVKAEISRLQSERTHLEEQLKDWESRGRLLEDEIRQMKAGKAEMEERLKGEIEQLKADILERSNQMENLNKTLDAMKTERDELSTKAAMLQAEVSSRDDQINEINKNLQQMQTEHQELLNGAEGGRKLVEELTERAKELEEEILRQRVVIMEGAEEKREAIRQLCFSLEHYRNGYHMLRQACMGNNKRVPVLAT comes from the coding sequence ATGGATCGAAGCATCAAACGGATGTTGAAGCTGATCGAAGAGGATGGGGATTCATTTGCAAAAAAGGCTGAAATGTATTATCAAAAGAGGCCTGAATTGATTGCTCATGTTGAAGAGTTTTATCGCTTGTACCGGTCCCTGGCCGAACGTTATGATCATGTGACAGGAGAATTGCGGAAGAATGCACCCTCGGATCTCCAATCCCAGAGTTCATGCCTTTCTGACATTGGTTCAGAACTGCCATCTGCATTGCCATCTCCTGATATCCAACCCGGAAAGCTAGGTCGTCGTAAATCTGGCCCTCGTGCTGCTGGCTTTGATTTCTTCCTTGGCCCTGGTGGAAACAGCTCAGATCATTACCAGAAAGAGGGAGATGAATCATTTTCATTAGCCGATTATTCTGAGCCAGAATCTGATGATTCTTCAGTCAACAATTATTCAACTCCCTTGTCAAATGGTCTTGATCAAGGGCAGACGAGAAAGATAATTGAGTTGGAAATTGAGCTTCGTGAAGCGAAGGAGAAGCTCCGGATGCAGCAGGAAGAGAATGTGGACAGTTCATTCACGGGTGCAAAACCTGATCATACCGAAGAATTTCCTGCAAAAATTGCAGAATATGAGCAGGAGCTGACTAGCAGAAATGAAAAATTGCGGGAATCGGAAGAAGAGATTGCCAGGTTGAACATCAAGCTCAAAAGGTACGAGTCTTCGCAACATAGTAATGGTCTTAAGCTTGCACTTGAACCAGAGTCTGCACAACATAATAATGGTCTTAAGCTTGCACTTGAACCAGAGCCTGCACAACATAATAATGGTCTTAAGCTTGCTCTTGAATTTTCAAAACCGAAAGAGACCAAGATACGTGAGGGTGCCAGAGACAGGGAGATAAATGAACCGTCAGAGATTCATAAAAGGGTCGGTAGGTCGGGAGAAGTTCAAGACAGAGATACCAAGATCGAGGCATTGGTGAAAGAGCTTAGAGCCACAAAAGATAGACTTCAACATTCAGAAAAAGAGATTGCAAGTTTGAGACAGCAACTTGAGAGTAATATACCCTCTGAGGAAATCCAACGGTTGCAGGGTCAGCTTGAATCTGCTAAGAAGGATATTTCTATGTGGAAAGCGAAGCTCAACACAGAGAAACGAGAGGTGTCCAAGCTGCAGGAACGAATTTCAAGGTTGAAAAGTAGTTTAACAGACCGGGATAATGAAGTCATGGATTTGAAAATCGCAGTATCTGATGCCGAGGAGAAGATTTTCCCTGAGAAGGCACAGGTTAAGGCTGAAATATCTCGATTGCAATCAGAACGGACACATTTAGAGGAGCAGCTTAAAGATTGGGAATCACGTGGCCGTTTGTTGGAGGATGAAATCAGACAGATGAAAGCTGGAAAAGCAGAAATGGAGGAGAGACTTAAAGGCGAAATCGAGCAGTTGAAGGCAGACATCCTTGAGAGAAGCAACCAAATGGAGAATTTAAACAAGACCCTTGATGCAATGAAAACAGAAAGAGATGAGCTTAGCACCAAAGCCGCTATGCTACAGGCAGAGGTGAGTTCAAGAGACGATCAGATCAATGAGATTAACAAGAATTTGCAGCAAATGCAGACGGAACATCAAGAACTGCTCAACGGGGCTGAAGGGGGGCGAAAACTGGTGGAGGAGCTGACGGAAAGAGCAAAGGAACTCGAGGAGGAGATTCTGAGGCAAAGAGTCGTGATCATGGAAGGAGCAGAAGAAAAACGAGAAGCTATAAGGCAGCTGTGCTTCTCGCTCGAACATTACAGGAACGGATACCATATGCTTCGACAAGCTTGTATGGGAAACAACAAGAGAGTTCCAGTTTTGGCAACTTAA